The proteins below are encoded in one region of Nitrosomonas ureae:
- a CDS encoding SURF1 family protein: MIIMGYRFKPRLWSIVLTILFVIIFVALGRWQLSRADERNTQHEQLEKYSKQPAVTLPGTLVKLVDYQYRDVEIRGEYLIDHTIFLDNKTYQGRAGYHVISPLKIANSPLHVVINRGWVATGNDRSVLPPITTDSGEVIITGTVISPEIRTFEISNTIVQGPVWNTFSLDKYQEITGLKMQPIMVLQKDLIEDGLVRAWEKPESGASKNIGYAIQWFSLAVTTFVIFIVLNVKRTNSEIK, from the coding sequence ATGATCATAATGGGATATCGCTTTAAGCCAAGGTTATGGTCAATTGTACTGACTATTTTGTTTGTAATAATTTTTGTTGCATTAGGTAGGTGGCAGTTGTCCCGAGCGGATGAGAGAAATACGCAGCATGAGCAACTAGAGAAGTACTCAAAGCAACCTGCGGTTACTCTACCAGGAACTCTGGTTAAATTAGTGGATTATCAATATCGTGATGTTGAAATACGAGGTGAATATCTTATTGATCATACGATATTTTTAGATAATAAGACCTATCAAGGGCGTGCCGGATATCATGTGATCAGTCCATTGAAAATTGCGAATAGTCCGCTGCATGTGGTGATTAATAGAGGCTGGGTAGCAACTGGAAATGATAGATCGGTATTGCCTCCGATTACAACTGATTCAGGGGAAGTCATAATTACTGGTACGGTAATATCGCCAGAAATAAGAACATTTGAAATTTCAAACACCATAGTGCAAGGTCCAGTATGGAACACATTTAGTTTGGATAAGTATCAGGAAATTACAGGTTTGAAAATGCAACCTATCATGGTTTTGCAGAAAGATTTAATTGAAGATGGCTTGGTACGGGCATGGGAAAAACCCGAATCCGGCGCATCGAAAAATATTGGCTATGCAATACAATGGTTTTCACTAGCGGTTACAACATTTGTTATTTTTATAGTTTTGAATGTCAAACGTACAAATTCAGAAATCAAATAG
- a CDS encoding BON domain-containing protein produces the protein MKYLNWHWLSLLLCFPLLTGCPLYSVSTASGSNSYISEDRRTSGIFIEDEGIELKASRRIHQQLGNSVHINVTSYNRIVLLTGEAPTEAVKTNIERLVMGVDNVRRIHNEIAIAANTALSSRSNDTLLTSKVKARFLAERKFQINHVKIVTENGVVYLLGMVTREEGDNAAQIASSTSGVRKVVKAFEYLN, from the coding sequence ATGAAATATCTCAATTGGCACTGGTTGTCTCTTTTACTTTGTTTTCCTTTATTGACTGGCTGTCCTTTGTATTCGGTAAGCACGGCTTCAGGATCGAATTCTTATATTTCAGAAGATCGCAGAACCAGCGGTATTTTTATTGAGGATGAAGGCATTGAACTCAAAGCCTCACGGCGCATCCATCAACAATTGGGTAACAGCGTCCATATCAATGTGACCAGCTATAACCGTATTGTGCTATTAACCGGAGAAGCACCCACAGAAGCCGTCAAGACAAATATTGAAAGACTGGTCATGGGGGTCGATAATGTACGCCGAATCCACAACGAAATCGCCATTGCAGCTAACACTGCATTGTCATCCCGCAGCAATGACACGCTGCTGACCTCTAAGGTGAAAGCACGCTTCCTGGCCGAACGTAAGTTCCAAATCAATCACGTCAAAATCGTTACTGAAAATGGCGTCGTGTACTTGCTGGGAATGGTCACACGAGAAGAAGGCGATAATGCAGCTCAGATTGCCAGTTCCACTTCAGGCGTACGCAAGGTTGTTAAGGCGTTCGAATATCTTAATTAA
- the cyoE gene encoding heme o synthase has protein sequence MATSIAWHETASRINQFYRLTKPRVVSLIVFTAVIGMFLAVPGAVPIDILLLATLGIALVAGAAAALNCLVEQKMDAVMARTKGRPLPQGKVSVPETLFFLLLVGGIGLFILYYWVNELTMWLTLGTFVGYAIIYTVILKPLTPQNIVIGGASGAMPPVLGWTAVTGEIASDALLLFLIIFAWTPPHFWALALYRKKEYASIGMPMLPVTHGDQFTKLHVVLYTIILCLVTTLPYITQMSGLIYLVSSILLNGVFMYYAIEIYRNYSDQLARDAFRYSILYLALLFVALLVDHYFFF, from the coding sequence ATGGCTACCAGTATAGCTTGGCATGAAACGGCTTCGCGAATTAACCAATTTTATCGATTGACAAAGCCACGCGTAGTATCGTTGATTGTTTTTACGGCGGTAATTGGGATGTTTTTGGCTGTTCCAGGCGCTGTACCTATTGATATCTTGTTATTAGCGACATTAGGCATAGCATTAGTGGCAGGGGCTGCTGCTGCCTTGAATTGTCTTGTAGAGCAGAAAATGGATGCGGTAATGGCGCGTACCAAAGGCAGACCGTTGCCACAAGGTAAGGTAAGTGTTCCCGAAACTTTGTTCTTTTTGTTACTTGTTGGCGGAATAGGGCTTTTTATTCTGTATTATTGGGTTAACGAGCTCACAATGTGGTTAACATTGGGAACATTTGTGGGATATGCCATTATTTATACCGTCATTCTGAAACCATTAACGCCACAGAATATTGTTATTGGAGGTGCATCAGGAGCTATGCCGCCGGTATTAGGATGGACTGCAGTAACCGGAGAAATAGCCAGCGATGCGCTGCTGTTATTTTTAATCATTTTTGCTTGGACACCGCCGCATTTTTGGGCGCTTGCGCTCTACAGAAAAAAAGAATATGCCTCAATTGGCATGCCTATGTTGCCGGTAACACATGGTGATCAATTTACGAAATTACATGTAGTACTGTATACAATTATCTTGTGTTTGGTAACTACCTTGCCTTATATCACGCAGATGAGCGGCCTGATCTACCTAGTTAGCTCTATTCTGTTAAACGGTGTTTTCATGTATTACGCGATAGAAATTTATCGTAACTATAGCGATCAATTGGCACGAGACGCATTCCGTTATTCAATCCTTTATTTAGCGCTATTATTTGTTGCATTATTGGTAGATCACTATTTCTTCTTCTAA
- a CDS encoding FAD-binding oxidoreductase: MLPANLLTELQRTFPPDRFYTDPVDCYSYAYDNSRKIFPPDAVLFPLTTEEVRQIVLLCNQYHVPLIPRGRGTGTAGGSLPEFGGIALSMERMLNIISIDPANRIIVAEPGVLNQTVQDAAKPHGFFWPPDPSSAQFSSIGGNIATSAGGPHAVKYGTTREHVLGLKAVTGTGDLITTGCYTTKGVVGYDLTRLLIGSEGTLAVITEATLKLSALPSAVAGITANFNDLSSCTQAIVNIMALPQLPSALEFLDAGSLNLIRGRYPNMLPVDTHAMLMIEVDGFDQDISTSITAILEACRSDGLISAQQANDTAALWQARKALSPLLKEIAPKKINEDVVVPVSTLPQFLAGLRRLSDHYQLHNVNFGHAGNGNIHVNLLINPDDTEEVSRAERCLDEIFDLVIKLRGTLSGEHGIGSEKRAFVTKEIDHVTLDLMRNIKQVFDPNNILNPGKVFPATP; encoded by the coding sequence ATGCTGCCGGCTAATTTGCTCACCGAACTGCAGCGCACATTCCCACCCGATCGTTTTTATACTGATCCGGTGGATTGTTACTCGTATGCTTATGACAACAGCCGCAAGATCTTTCCCCCGGATGCCGTCCTGTTCCCTTTAACCACGGAAGAAGTGCGTCAGATCGTCTTATTATGCAATCAATATCATGTCCCACTGATTCCCCGCGGTCGAGGCACCGGCACAGCAGGTGGCAGCTTGCCTGAGTTTGGCGGCATCGCTTTATCGATGGAACGCATGCTGAACATCATTTCGATCGACCCCGCCAATCGGATCATCGTGGCTGAGCCCGGCGTGCTAAATCAAACGGTGCAGGATGCCGCCAAACCCCACGGTTTTTTCTGGCCACCGGATCCTTCAAGCGCTCAATTTTCGAGTATCGGCGGCAATATTGCCACTAGCGCAGGCGGACCACATGCAGTTAAATACGGCACCACACGAGAGCATGTTTTAGGTTTGAAAGCTGTGACTGGCACAGGAGATTTGATCACTACCGGTTGTTACACCACCAAAGGCGTGGTCGGTTATGATCTGACACGACTTTTAATTGGCTCCGAAGGAACGCTGGCTGTTATTACTGAAGCCACTCTAAAACTCTCCGCCCTGCCTAGCGCTGTAGCTGGTATTACTGCGAATTTTAATGATCTCTCAAGCTGTACCCAAGCCATTGTCAATATTATGGCGTTACCGCAACTGCCAAGCGCATTGGAATTTCTAGATGCTGGATCGCTCAATCTTATTCGCGGACGCTATCCGAATATGCTGCCGGTGGATACCCATGCGATGCTGATGATTGAGGTCGATGGCTTTGACCAGGACATTTCCACTTCAATTACCGCTATCCTCGAGGCATGCCGCAGCGATGGATTGATTAGCGCTCAACAAGCTAACGATACAGCAGCACTGTGGCAGGCACGCAAGGCCTTATCACCCTTACTGAAAGAAATTGCACCGAAAAAAATCAATGAAGATGTCGTAGTGCCGGTAAGCACCTTACCGCAATTTTTAGCTGGCCTGAGAAGGCTTAGCGATCACTATCAATTACATAATGTTAATTTCGGCCATGCAGGCAATGGTAACATTCACGTCAATCTGTTAATCAATCCTGACGATACGGAAGAAGTATCACGTGCTGAACGCTGTCTGGACGAGATATTTGATTTAGTAATCAAGCTACGCGGCACATTGTCGGGGGAGCATGGCATCGGCAGTGAGAAGCGCGCTTTTGTAACAAAGGAAATTGATCATGTAACGCTTGATCTAATGAGAAATATTAAGCAGGTGTTCGACCCAAACAACATCTTGAATCCGGGAAAAGTATTTCCCGCTACACCTTAA
- a CDS encoding chemotaxis protein CheW, with protein sequence MSTKKPQQTINQKRASTDNSQTSSAVLGVAVGEDRYLVPMTEVSEVITIPKLAHVPLTQPWFLGLANVRGNLYGITDLGVYLGKDSSPFNQKSRILLASPTDKLYGGFIVNSMLGIRSLSEFTPVKAVRKKLPQGAIKPYKDAEGRLWQELSLFVLIREEKFLQIARG encoded by the coding sequence ATGAGTACAAAAAAACCGCAGCAGACGATCAATCAAAAGAGAGCGAGCACGGATAATAGCCAAACCTCATCAGCGGTGCTGGGTGTCGCTGTAGGCGAGGATCGCTATTTGGTGCCTATGACCGAGGTTAGCGAAGTCATAACCATTCCCAAATTAGCCCATGTTCCACTGACACAGCCCTGGTTTCTGGGTTTGGCTAATGTGCGCGGCAATCTCTATGGAATTACGGATCTGGGTGTTTATTTAGGAAAAGATTCCAGCCCGTTCAATCAAAAATCACGAATATTATTGGCATCACCCACTGATAAACTATATGGTGGATTCATCGTGAACAGCATGCTGGGAATCAGAAGCTTATCTGAATTCACCCCGGTTAAGGCAGTCAGGAAGAAATTGCCCCAAGGCGCTATCAAGCCATACAAAGATGCAGAAGGTCGTCTATGGCAGGAACTGAGTTTGTTTGTACTGATCCGCGAGGAAAAATTCTTGCAGATTGCTCGTGGATGA
- a CDS encoding DUF2970 domain-containing protein gives MNKITEKQTGARIWQIAKAVMFAFMGIRKESDLEYDAATLKPAQVIIGGIIGAIIFVLSIMLVVRLAVS, from the coding sequence TTGAACAAAATTACTGAAAAACAAACTGGTGCACGTATTTGGCAAATTGCCAAAGCAGTAATGTTCGCTTTTATGGGAATTCGGAAAGAAAGTGATCTTGAATATGATGCGGCAACATTAAAACCTGCGCAAGTAATCATTGGCGGAATTATCGGAGCAATTATTTTTGTACTTAGCATTATGCTAGTGGTTAGGTTAGCGGTTAGTTAG
- a CDS encoding cytochrome c oxidase subunit 3, which translates to MSQESGHYYVPAPSMYPIIGSTAVLFMGSGAALTMNKIELGYGLLGIGFAILIYMLFGWFGTVARESESGKFNDQVDLSFRWGMSWFIFTEVMFFCAFFGALWYMRNLSIPWLMDESTVLGNEFWTSYDGTWPTAGPGVHEAFTPMGAWGLPAFNTLLLLTSGVTVTIAHWRLKENRRDGLKLWLLATIALGALFIGCQAYEYVHAYNDLNLKMTTGAYGSTFFMLTGFHGFHVTIGTIMLIVIYFRSAAGHFTPEHHFGFEGVAWYWHFVDVVWLGLFVFVYLM; encoded by the coding sequence ATGAGTCAAGAATCTGGACATTATTACGTCCCAGCTCCGTCGATGTATCCAATTATTGGATCAACGGCAGTATTGTTCATGGGATCAGGCGCTGCACTGACCATGAATAAAATAGAGCTCGGCTATGGGTTATTAGGGATTGGTTTTGCTATTCTGATATATATGCTGTTTGGATGGTTTGGAACAGTTGCCAGAGAAAGTGAAAGTGGGAAATTTAACGATCAAGTTGATCTTTCATTTCGTTGGGGTATGAGCTGGTTTATTTTTACCGAAGTGATGTTTTTTTGCGCATTCTTTGGAGCATTATGGTACATGCGAAATTTATCCATACCGTGGTTGATGGACGAAAGTACTGTGCTAGGTAATGAATTTTGGACATCTTATGATGGTACATGGCCAACCGCTGGTCCTGGTGTTCATGAGGCATTTACTCCGATGGGTGCTTGGGGGCTCCCGGCTTTTAATACATTGTTGTTATTAACTTCCGGGGTCACAGTAACGATAGCGCATTGGAGGCTAAAGGAAAATAGACGTGACGGCCTAAAACTGTGGCTGTTGGCCACGATAGCTTTGGGTGCATTATTTATTGGTTGCCAAGCTTACGAGTATGTGCACGCCTATAACGATCTGAATCTGAAAATGACAACGGGTGCATACGGCTCAACATTTTTTATGTTGACGGGTTTTCATGGATTCCATGTAACAATCGGCACAATTATGTTGATTGTGATTTACTTCCGTAGTGCAGCAGGACACTTCACGCCAGAGCATCATTTTGGATTCGAAGGCGTGGCTTGGTATTGGCACTTTGTTGACGTGGTATGGTTAGGTCTGTTTGTATTTGTTTATTTGATGTAA
- the argB gene encoding acetylglutamate kinase yields the protein MSISQSTAKNKAKILAEALPYIQRFHGKTIVIKYGGNAMVEENLKQGFARDVVLLKLVGMNPVIVHGGGPQIDSMLKRVGKQGEFIQGMRVTDAETMDVVEMVLGGSVNKNIVNLINRHGGKAVGLTGKDGAFIRARKMLMADRETAGKWINIGQVGEIESIDPALIALLDTQDFIPVIAPIGVGTEGESYNINADLVAGKLAEILKAEKLILLSNIPGVLDKDGNLLTGLTAQRVDELFADGTISGGMLPKIGSALDAVKKGVKSCHIIDGRVEHALLLEILTDQGVGTLIKENQEEFT from the coding sequence ATGTCGATTTCCCAATCAACAGCAAAAAACAAAGCCAAGATTCTGGCCGAAGCCTTGCCGTATATACAGCGCTTTCATGGCAAAACCATCGTGATTAAATACGGTGGTAATGCGATGGTGGAAGAAAATCTCAAACAGGGTTTTGCGCGTGACGTCGTGCTGTTGAAACTGGTAGGTATGAACCCGGTGATCGTGCATGGCGGCGGTCCGCAGATTGACAGCATGCTCAAACGTGTTGGCAAGCAAGGCGAATTCATCCAGGGCATGCGCGTAACCGATGCTGAAACCATGGATGTGGTTGAAATGGTGTTGGGCGGGTCGGTCAATAAAAATATCGTTAATCTGATCAATCGTCATGGCGGTAAGGCGGTTGGTTTGACGGGCAAGGACGGCGCTTTTATCCGCGCCCGGAAAATGCTCATGGCGGATCGTGAGACCGCAGGAAAATGGATCAATATCGGGCAGGTCGGCGAAATCGAATCAATCGATCCGGCGCTCATCGCTTTGCTTGATACGCAGGATTTTATTCCCGTCATTGCACCGATTGGCGTGGGAACCGAAGGCGAATCATATAACATCAACGCTGACCTGGTGGCGGGTAAATTGGCGGAAATTCTCAAGGCGGAAAAACTGATTCTGTTGTCCAACATCCCCGGCGTGCTGGATAAGGATGGCAATCTGCTGACAGGCCTGACGGCACAGCGGGTGGATGAGTTATTCGCCGATGGCACCATTTCCGGTGGGATGTTGCCTAAAATCGGCTCGGCGTTGGATGCGGTCAAGAAGGGCGTGAAATCCTGCCATATTATTG
- a CDS encoding cytochrome c oxidase assembly protein — MVEANSKSNVLMMKKLLIFTLIMFVFGYALVPFYEKFCEVTGINNLLQPDVLTKDNWVDEERWIAIEFDANVRGLPWQFKPLQTSARIHPGESVNVMYEITNNSDREVTGQAIPSYSPRFLDKHLKKFECFCFTKQVLKPNETLQMPVQFVIDSGLPADINTVTISYTFFELPASASAIKK; from the coding sequence ATGGTAGAAGCTAATTCAAAATCGAATGTCTTAATGATGAAAAAGTTATTGATTTTTACATTGATAATGTTCGTATTTGGTTATGCTTTGGTGCCGTTTTATGAAAAGTTTTGCGAAGTGACCGGAATTAATAATTTGTTGCAACCGGACGTACTGACTAAAGATAACTGGGTGGATGAAGAGCGCTGGATAGCAATTGAGTTTGATGCCAATGTAAGAGGATTGCCTTGGCAATTTAAGCCGTTACAAACCAGTGCTCGCATACATCCAGGTGAGTCGGTTAATGTGATGTATGAGATTACAAACAATTCAGATCGTGAGGTGACCGGGCAAGCAATTCCCAGTTACAGTCCTCGCTTTCTGGATAAGCATTTAAAGAAATTTGAATGCTTTTGTTTTACAAAACAGGTGCTAAAGCCAAATGAAACTTTGCAAATGCCCGTTCAATTTGTGATCGATTCAGGATTGCCTGCAGATATAAATACTGTGACGATTTCCTATACATTTTTTGAGCTGCCTGCGAGCGCAAGCGCGATCAAAAAATAA